From Methanotorris formicicus Mc-S-70:
GTTCAAGAATCTCTCTTAAAACTTCACATGCAACATCTGGCTTGTGTATCCAATGGCATTTCATACAACTCCAAACTTTTGTTCCATCTTTTTTCTCCACCCATTCCCCAAGATTTTCATCTTCACATGGATAAAACGGACAATAGCACCATAAGCAAACCTGTCCATCGAAATGACAAGGGTAGTATTCGCAATTCCTATTTGCTCCA
This genomic window contains:
- a CDS encoding cysteine-rich small domain-containing protein, encoding MIELAKKHVKKVLEVCGANRNCEYYPCHFDGQVCLWCYCPFYPCEDENLGEWVEKKDGTKVWSCMKCHWIHKPDVACEVLREILELTKDKSIDESIDLLNNREMLLKIKDKVIKKMEK